The [Eubacterium] siraeum genome contains a region encoding:
- a CDS encoding glutamine synthetase III, with product MAEKTYDVTELFGSDVFNEAVMKARLPKAIFKELMKVMHGNAELTLPIAEVVASTMKDWAVEKGATHYTHWFQPMTGITAEKHDSFISPVGDGTVIMEFSGKELIKGEPDASSFPSGGLRATFEARGYTAWDPTSYAFIKDNTLYIPTAFFSYSGEALDKKTPLLKSMDAVSKQALRILRLFGNTTAKSVVATVGAEQEYFLVDKKTYDKRKDLIFTGRTLFGAAPVKGQELEDHYFGVIKQRVSDYMKDLDKHLWALGVSSKTKHNEVAPAQHECAPIFESANLAADHNQLMMEMMKKVALEHNMVCLLHEKPFAGVNGSGKHDNWALSTDDGQNLLNPGDSPMENAQFLTFLVAIIKAVDEYADLLRLSVATAGNDHRLGANEAPPAIISIFLGEELNDVINALVAGTNVEAKHAQFDIGVTSLPKFPKDTTDRNRTSPFAFTGNKFEFRSVGSSLNISGPNIVLNTIVAEELEQFADELEKADDFKKALKELLVKTIKEHSRVIFNGNGYDAAWVKEATEVRGLPELKSTVDALPHFLDEKNVKVFTKHKVFTEVEMHSRTEILLENYSKTINIEALTTAEMATKEILPAVMAYEKQVCDVLLSKKNAGVAYNLEQSIANKIDSLAESLNSKIAELDSAIVKAQGISDVYEAAKCYHDEVFATMQSLRAVADELETIVGEKYWPFPTYEELLFNV from the coding sequence AGGCAGTAATGAAGGCACGACTCCCTAAGGCTATCTTCAAGGAGCTGATGAAGGTAATGCACGGTAATGCTGAGCTTACACTTCCCATTGCCGAAGTAGTTGCCAGCACAATGAAGGACTGGGCAGTAGAAAAGGGTGCAACACACTACACTCACTGGTTCCAGCCTATGACAGGTATCACAGCCGAAAAGCACGACAGCTTTATTTCACCTGTAGGTGACGGTACGGTTATTATGGAGTTCTCGGGCAAGGAGCTTATCAAGGGCGAGCCTGACGCTTCATCATTCCCCTCGGGCGGTCTTCGTGCTACATTTGAGGCAAGAGGATACACAGCGTGGGATCCGACATCATACGCATTTATCAAGGATAACACATTATACATACCCACAGCGTTCTTCTCATATTCAGGCGAGGCACTTGACAAGAAGACACCTCTCTTAAAGTCAATGGACGCTGTATCAAAGCAGGCATTAAGAATTTTAAGACTTTTCGGCAACACCACAGCAAAGAGCGTTGTTGCTACAGTCGGTGCAGAGCAGGAATACTTCCTTGTTGACAAGAAGACATACGATAAGAGAAAAGACCTTATCTTCACAGGCAGAACACTTTTCGGTGCGGCACCTGTAAAGGGTCAGGAGCTTGAAGATCACTACTTCGGCGTTATCAAGCAGAGAGTAAGCGACTATATGAAGGACCTCGACAAGCACCTTTGGGCGCTCGGCGTTTCTTCAAAGACAAAGCATAACGAGGTTGCTCCCGCTCAGCACGAATGTGCTCCTATCTTCGAGTCTGCAAACCTTGCGGCCGATCACAACCAGCTTATGATGGAAATGATGAAGAAGGTCGCTCTTGAGCATAATATGGTATGCTTACTGCACGAAAAGCCTTTCGCAGGCGTTAACGGTTCAGGTAAGCACGATAACTGGGCGCTCTCAACAGATGACGGTCAGAATCTTCTGAACCCCGGCGATTCTCCTATGGAGAATGCACAGTTCCTGACATTCCTTGTCGCAATCATCAAGGCTGTTGACGAATACGCAGATCTGCTCAGACTTTCGGTAGCTACAGCAGGCAATGACCACAGACTTGGTGCTAACGAGGCACCTCCCGCAATCATCTCTATCTTCCTCGGCGAAGAGCTGAACGATGTTATCAATGCGCTTGTTGCAGGTACAAACGTAGAAGCAAAGCACGCACAGTTCGATATAGGCGTAACCTCACTGCCCAAGTTCCCCAAGGATACAACAGACAGAAACAGAACATCGCCTTTCGCATTTACAGGTAATAAGTTTGAGTTCAGAAGCGTTGGTTCTTCACTCAACATTTCAGGCCCCAACATCGTTCTTAACACAATCGTAGCAGAAGAACTTGAACAGTTCGCCGATGAGCTTGAAAAGGCTGACGACTTCAAGAAGGCTCTTAAGGAACTGCTCGTAAAGACAATAAAGGAGCACAGCAGAGTAATCTTCAACGGCAACGGTTACGATGCCGCTTGGGTAAAGGAAGCTACAGAGGTAAGAGGTCTGCCTGAGCTTAAGTCTACAGTAGACGCACTTCCGCACTTCCTTGACGAGAAGAATGTCAAGGTGTTCACAAAGCACAAGGTATTCACAGAAGTTGAAATGCACTCAAGAACAGAGATTCTGCTTGAAAATTACAGCAAGACCATCAATATAGAGGCTCTGACAACAGCAGAGATGGCTACAAAGGAAATTCTCCCTGCCGTTATGGCTTACGAGAAGCAGGTTTGCGATGTACTTCTGTCAAAGAAGAACGCAGGCGTTGCTTATAACCTTGAACAGTCTATCGCAAACAAGATTGATTCTCTTGCTGAAAGTCTGAACTCCAAGATAGCAGAGCTTGACAGCGCAATAGTTAAGGCACAGGGCATTTCGGATGTTTATGAAGCCGCTAAGTGCTACCACGATGAAGTATTCGCTACAATGCAGAGCCTTCGTGCTGTTGCAGATGAGCTCGAAACAATCGTCGGTGAAAAATACTGGCCCTTCCCGACTTACGAGGAGCTTCTGTTCAACGTATAA